One Labrus mixtus chromosome 12, fLabMix1.1, whole genome shotgun sequence DNA segment encodes these proteins:
- the tmem121ab gene encoding transmembrane protein 121Ab — MVLPPPDKRHVCLTTIVIMTSMAFMDAYLVEQNQGPRKIGVCIIVLVGDVCFLIVLRYVAVWVGAEVRTARRGYAMILWFLYIFVLEIKLYFVFQNCKADRKSLETVARKALTLLLSVCVPGLYLVLVALDSMEYVRTFRKKEDMRSRLFWVALDLLDLLDIQANLWEPQRTGLPIWAEGLMFFYCYILLLILPCVSLSEISMQGEHMTPQKMMLYPVLSLVTINVVTILIRGVNMILFQDSRVSTIFVGKNVVAIATKASTFLEYRRQVKEFPHPQNAMALELQQNSVSHTQPLPNATSLPHEPSPAQDVIDT; from the coding sequence ATGGTGTTACCGCCCCCAGACAAACGCCACGTGTGCCTCACCACCATCGTCATCATGACCAGCATGGCCTTCATGGATGCCTACCTGGTGGAGCAGAACCAGGGTCCCAGGAAGATCGGGGTTTGTATCATAGTGCTGGTGGGGGATGTCTGCTTCCTCATCGTCTTGCGGTATGTTGCCGTGTGGGTCGGCGCCGAGGTGCGTACGGCCCGGAGAGGATACGCCATGATCCTTTGGTTTCTGTACATCTTCGTCCTGGAGATCAAGCTCTACTTCGTCTTCCAGAATTGCAAGGCCGACAGGAAGAGTTTGGAGACGGTAGCCCGGAAGGCATTGACGTTGttattatctgtgtgtgtaccgGGCTTGTACTTGGTTCTAGTCGCTCTGGATAGTATGGAATATGTGAGAACTTTTCGAAAGAAGGAGGACATGAGAAGTCGTCTCTTCTGGGTGGCACTGGACCTGCTGGATCTGCTGGATATCCAGGCCAACCTGTGGGAGCCCCAGCGGACAGGCCTGCCCATCTGGGCCGAGGGTCTAATGTTCTTCTACTGCTACATCCTGCTGCTTATCCTGCCCTGCGTGTCACTCAGCGAGATCAGCATGCAGGGAGAACACATGACACCCCAAAAGATGATGCTGTACCCAGTCCTGAGCCTGGTCACCATAAACGTGGTCACCATCCTTATACGAGGCGTAAACATGATTCTGTTTCAGGACAGCCGGGTTTCAACTATATTTGTTGGTAAAAACGTGGTCGCCATCGCTACCAAGGCGTCCACCTTCCTGGAGTACCGCAGACAGGTGAAGGAGTTCCCCCACCCGCAGAACGCGATGGCGCTCGAGCTGCAGCAGAACTCTGTGAGCCACACGCAGCCGCTGCCAAATGCCACCAGTTTGCCACATGAACCTTCGCCCGCTCAGGACGTCATCGACACATGA